A single window of Rhodococcus jostii RHA1 DNA harbors:
- a CDS encoding MFS transporter, with the protein MTTRTSRGAAPGQSSALRRPMARIAAASLVGTTIEFYDFLIYGTAAALVFGPLFFPSLGPGAATVAAIATFGIAFVVRPLGAIVFGHYGDRLGRKRTLVTSLVVMGGSTFAIGLVPTADAIGVAAPLMLVFLRVLQGLALGGEWAGAALLTSEYADSGERGKYSMFPQLGPGIGVALSSATFLLTSLTMSGAAFAAWGWRIPFLISAVLVCVGLWVRLNIAETPSFTKVVEGRQQLKLPFLDAIRDQWRQILLGGGMLSMTFGCFYISIVFLTGYASAAPEVGVLGLPQRSILVVNILAALVMCVVVVASAILSDRFGRRAVLLTGTCFGIVAGPLAFAVMQPGNAVSFFIAMAVLMITLGIPYGPAAAYLPELFHARYRYSGAGMAYNLAGILGGAVPLLLADRLVDAFGKAGIAGFLSALAVLSTACLIALKEPLGETMDDE; encoded by the coding sequence ATGACGACTAGAACCAGCAGGGGCGCGGCCCCGGGGCAGTCTTCCGCCCTCCGACGTCCGATGGCTCGCATCGCTGCGGCCTCGTTGGTCGGTACGACGATCGAGTTCTACGACTTCCTGATCTATGGCACCGCAGCGGCTCTCGTGTTCGGCCCGCTGTTCTTTCCTTCGCTCGGTCCGGGCGCGGCGACCGTGGCCGCGATCGCGACCTTCGGAATTGCGTTCGTGGTGCGCCCGCTGGGCGCGATCGTGTTCGGACACTACGGAGATCGGCTGGGCCGCAAGCGCACGCTGGTCACCAGCCTGGTTGTCATGGGCGGCTCGACCTTCGCGATCGGTCTGGTCCCGACTGCGGACGCCATCGGAGTTGCCGCGCCGTTGATGCTCGTGTTTCTGCGCGTTCTGCAGGGCCTTGCGCTCGGCGGCGAGTGGGCGGGAGCGGCGCTGCTGACGTCGGAATACGCCGACTCCGGCGAGCGCGGGAAGTACAGCATGTTCCCGCAGCTCGGCCCCGGGATCGGCGTCGCGCTGTCGAGTGCGACCTTCCTGCTGACCTCCTTGACCATGAGCGGTGCCGCGTTTGCGGCGTGGGGTTGGCGGATTCCGTTCCTGATCAGTGCCGTGCTCGTCTGCGTGGGCCTGTGGGTCCGACTCAATATTGCCGAGACGCCGTCGTTCACCAAGGTCGTGGAGGGTCGGCAGCAGCTCAAGCTCCCGTTCCTCGACGCGATCCGCGATCAGTGGCGGCAGATTCTGCTCGGCGGTGGCATGCTGTCGATGACATTCGGCTGTTTCTATATCTCGATCGTCTTCCTCACCGGCTATGCCAGCGCCGCGCCGGAGGTCGGCGTCCTCGGTCTGCCTCAGCGGTCGATTCTCGTGGTCAATATCCTTGCTGCCCTTGTCATGTGCGTTGTCGTCGTCGCGTCGGCGATCCTGTCCGACCGGTTCGGGCGCCGTGCAGTCCTGCTCACCGGCACCTGCTTCGGCATCGTCGCCGGACCGCTCGCCTTCGCGGTCATGCAGCCCGGCAACGCGGTCTCGTTCTTCATCGCGATGGCGGTGCTGATGATCACCCTCGGCATCCCCTACGGTCCGGCCGCCGCCTACCTGCCCGAGCTGTTCCATGCCCGCTACCGCTACAGCGGTGCCGGCATGGCATACAACCTGGCCGGCATCCTCGGCGGTGCCGTGCCCCTGCTCCTCGCCGACCGGTTGGTCGACGCCTTCGGCAAGGCGGGCATCGCCGGGTTCCTCTCTGCCCTCGCCGTCCTCAGCACGGCCTGCCTGATTGCGCTCAAGGAGCCGCTGGGCGAAACCATGGACGACGAGTGA
- a CDS encoding PucR family transcriptional regulator, producing the protein MNVPATSPADPRVVRIAERVHGSLQEIVESSVQRTWDEVGAYSASPDASLRDDLHRHIDAVFRVVLDTLREGRAARPEDFPMTASQATRRVRQGVGLADFLRAYRLNQENLWHGIVTACGGDRQLRDAALGQVSHVMQVIEAGASVAAQTYLKAQQLDVADGDRARRDLLEDLLAGREPAAGPRRDLLREVGLETSTRLVVASAVPAQALAPGQSLREALITLHSAFGTGNRGLTVVRQDELIGVSPVVGSVDALIDRLTRAHAQLKRAGLRLCLGVSTEHTGHGSVSEAYAEAGVARDGLAREPGIRAMPRLSTFDYLVSRPDPTVHRLIRPKLRTFVEDDLRRGGVLIATLLAYIDADLNAKIAAERLHTHVNTMYYRLDRIAARTGYDLRRIVDVQELLIAVRLLSGADGGHAGSTVA; encoded by the coding sequence GTGAACGTGCCAGCAACCTCCCCAGCCGACCCGCGGGTCGTACGAATCGCCGAGCGGGTGCATGGCTCACTCCAGGAGATCGTGGAATCGTCCGTGCAGCGCACCTGGGACGAAGTGGGGGCATATTCCGCAAGTCCCGACGCGAGTCTGCGGGACGACCTTCACCGCCACATCGACGCGGTCTTTCGGGTGGTGCTCGACACCCTGCGCGAAGGCCGCGCCGCGAGGCCCGAGGACTTCCCGATGACCGCCTCGCAGGCCACGCGGCGGGTGCGACAGGGCGTCGGCCTCGCCGACTTCCTCCGTGCCTACCGACTCAACCAGGAGAATCTGTGGCACGGCATCGTCACGGCCTGCGGCGGGGATCGGCAACTGCGCGACGCGGCGCTCGGTCAGGTCTCGCACGTGATGCAGGTAATCGAGGCCGGAGCCTCGGTCGCCGCCCAGACCTACCTGAAGGCCCAGCAGCTGGACGTCGCCGACGGCGACCGGGCACGCCGCGACCTGCTCGAGGATCTGCTGGCCGGACGGGAGCCGGCGGCGGGGCCCCGACGGGACCTGCTTCGCGAAGTCGGCCTCGAGACCTCGACACGCCTGGTCGTAGCCTCTGCCGTGCCGGCGCAGGCGCTGGCCCCGGGCCAGAGCTTGCGCGAGGCGCTGATTACGCTGCACAGCGCCTTCGGAACCGGAAACCGTGGACTCACCGTCGTCCGCCAAGACGAGTTGATCGGTGTCTCGCCCGTCGTCGGCTCGGTCGACGCGCTCATCGATCGGCTCACTCGCGCGCACGCGCAGCTGAAGCGTGCCGGCCTGCGCTTGTGCCTCGGTGTCTCGACCGAGCACACCGGCCACGGCTCGGTGTCCGAGGCATACGCCGAAGCGGGTGTCGCCCGCGACGGATTGGCCCGCGAGCCCGGGATCCGGGCCATGCCGCGGCTGTCGACCTTCGACTACCTGGTAAGCCGACCCGACCCGACAGTGCACCGCCTGATCCGCCCCAAGCTACGGACGTTCGTCGAGGACGACCTACGTCGTGGCGGTGTTCTGATCGCGACACTGCTCGCCTACATCGACGCGGACCTGAACGCAAAGATCGCGGCCGAACGCCTGCACACCCACGTGAACACCATGTACTACCGACTCGACCGTATCGCCGCGCGCACCGGATATGACCTGCGGCGAATTGTCGACGTCCAGGAACTGCTGATCGCGGTCCGACTGCTAAGCGGCGCCGACGGTGGCCATGCGGGCTCAACCGTGGCCTGA
- a CDS encoding recombinase family protein — MLIGYARVSSADQNPDHQVDALRRAGVAAEDIHVDHAGGAKASRPQLDLALQRLRADDVLVITRLDRLGRSMLHLITLGADLRERGIGLKVLEQGIDTATAEGRAMFGMLSVLAEFQRELIVANTRDGLAAARARGRKGGRPSKLSSDQIELAQRLYDAGDHTVAQIAGMLKVPRTTVYGHLNKRVDIAPVMQDIILVTDPPAPTSRTCPTCGHEPTSRAEAAHQRADLAVMWLHPDPQNRGTLIGRQHCRHCEPGQPAFDIACSVCGDGPILAGRLAELAEKGDLTRPVQRWLTAAGWTVTPDLLCPDHA; from the coding sequence ATGCTGATCGGCTACGCGCGGGTGTCCAGCGCAGACCAGAACCCCGACCACCAGGTCGATGCTCTGCGCCGCGCCGGGGTGGCGGCCGAGGACATTCACGTCGATCACGCGGGCGGGGCGAAAGCCTCGCGGCCGCAACTCGATCTGGCGCTGCAGCGGCTCCGTGCCGACGACGTCCTGGTGATCACCCGGCTGGACCGGCTCGGTCGGTCGATGCTGCACCTGATCACGCTCGGCGCCGACCTGCGCGAGCGCGGCATCGGTCTGAAGGTGCTCGAGCAGGGGATCGACACCGCCACTGCCGAGGGCCGCGCGATGTTCGGCATGTTGTCGGTCCTGGCCGAGTTCCAGCGCGAGCTGATCGTGGCGAACACCCGCGACGGACTGGCCGCGGCCCGTGCCCGCGGCCGGAAGGGTGGCCGGCCGTCGAAACTGAGCTCGGATCAGATCGAACTGGCTCAACGCCTGTACGACGCAGGCGATCACACCGTCGCACAGATCGCCGGCATGCTGAAAGTGCCCCGTACCACGGTGTATGGGCATCTGAACAAACGTGTGGATATCGCACCGGTCATGCAGGACATCATCCTGGTCACCGATCCACCTGCACCCACGTCTCGCACGTGCCCGACCTGCGGGCATGAACCCACCTCTCGCGCCGAGGCCGCGCATCAACGTGCTGACCTCGCAGTGATGTGGCTCCACCCGGACCCCCAAAACCGCGGAACGCTGATCGGTCGACAGCACTGCCGTCATTGTGAACCCGGGCAGCCAGCATTCGACATCGCCTGCAGCGTCTGCGGCGACGGCCCCATCCTCGCCGGCAGACTCGCTGAGCTGGCCGAAAAGGGAGATCTGACCAGGCCGGTTCAGCGATGGCTCACCGCAGCCGGATGGACCGTCACGCCTGATCTTCTATGCCCGGACCACGCGTGA
- a CDS encoding DUF4192 domain-containing protein: MIRLRTATDVLAAIPAILGFTPVQSIVAILLGESEADGMTGARLVLVSRYDADQDAEIPAERLCGIAARENATGVILAVIAGGPGAAAALDNRTSLRDRLEAEGVAPMLSLHTAELTEGAMWVNLDTLERGAVPDPTTSAVHAAAVFDGRNVATSRAAIAARYGLAAEADPRIAARAAAEQGDDFARATITELAAVIRNGEIPSGDLAARVGLVAASGPMQRDAFLGLAHYGAAEAHAAMILVATQVRGHARVQTLTITAYFAYIAGTGPEAGIAIDAARASAEDAPEAETRMLDLLDIALQRAVHPDTIAGLTASGIESAQQLGVEFD, from the coding sequence ATGATCCGCCTTCGCACCGCCACCGATGTGCTCGCCGCGATTCCCGCGATACTGGGATTCACTCCGGTGCAGTCCATCGTGGCGATTCTGCTCGGCGAGTCCGAGGCCGACGGCATGACCGGAGCCCGCCTCGTGCTCGTGTCCCGGTACGACGCCGACCAGGACGCCGAGATTCCCGCCGAACGGTTGTGCGGCATCGCCGCCCGCGAGAACGCCACCGGCGTGATCCTCGCCGTGATCGCGGGCGGACCCGGCGCGGCCGCCGCCCTCGACAACAGGACATCGCTGCGCGACCGTCTCGAGGCCGAGGGCGTCGCCCCGATGCTGTCGTTGCACACCGCCGAACTCACCGAGGGCGCAATGTGGGTCAACCTCGACACCCTCGAGCGCGGCGCAGTTCCGGACCCGACCACCTCCGCCGTCCACGCGGCCGCTGTGTTCGACGGCCGCAACGTAGCCACCTCACGCGCCGCGATCGCCGCCCGCTACGGTCTCGCCGCCGAAGCGGATCCCCGCATCGCCGCCCGGGCCGCCGCCGAACAGGGCGACGACTTCGCGCGCGCGACCATCACCGAGCTCGCCGCCGTCATCCGCAACGGTGAGATTCCCAGCGGCGATCTCGCCGCCCGCGTCGGACTGGTCGCCGCGAGCGGACCGATGCAGCGCGACGCGTTTCTCGGACTCGCCCACTACGGCGCGGCCGAGGCACACGCGGCAATGATCCTTGTCGCTACCCAGGTACGCGGCCACGCCCGCGTGCAAACCCTCACCATCACCGCGTACTTCGCCTACATCGCCGGAACCGGCCCGGAAGCGGGCATTGCAATCGATGCCGCCCGCGCGAGCGCCGAGGATGCACCCGAGGCGGAAACCCGGATGCTCGACCTGCTCGACATTGCATTGCAACGCGCAGTGCACCCGGACACGATCGCCGGACTCACCGCCAGCGGGATCGAGAGCGCACAGCAGCTCGGTGTCGAGTTCGACTGA
- a CDS encoding PIN domain-containing protein, with protein sequence MRGTFPEWYSPDDSTLKTVVAGGVIALDANILHHLYRLGGQQRDKVLSVLTHDEVRSRLWLPYQAGLEYHRNRLKSAYDQSEVYKKLNKEIAKHKGQIRTLIEGQISDPDVRSTALATLGEAFTTLSNRLTELGSEHVIDYQEVRQSDPVRNTLDNIFRDEGQIGTEPTSETLAARINDATKRYQKKIPPGYMDASGPGKKDNPEGDFLIWGELLDHAETDNRPLLFVTNDEKEDWYALDAAGQIVGPRPELLVEMRQRSAHPYHQTTLTGFLRLAKKYLNVQVDDATIDRVDATIEVPSIRVEAKFSATGKLESVVQVDGDGIPQPNLSSPPPAAVVHGMLTDVLQKLEPGTRAYEEISSKVRSIELGTLPDTPDMQLTWELIRYVATHSTPVTEELDQIIDVAGSARRPD encoded by the coding sequence ATGCGCGGAACGTTCCCTGAGTGGTATTCGCCCGACGACTCAACGCTCAAGACCGTTGTGGCCGGGGGTGTCATCGCCCTCGATGCGAATATTCTTCATCATCTCTACCGACTCGGCGGACAGCAACGCGACAAGGTGCTCAGCGTGCTAACCCATGACGAAGTCCGGTCACGGTTATGGCTGCCATATCAGGCAGGGTTGGAATACCACCGAAACCGGCTGAAATCTGCCTACGACCAGAGCGAGGTTTACAAGAAGCTCAACAAGGAGATCGCCAAGCACAAAGGGCAGATTCGAACGCTGATCGAGGGTCAGATATCCGATCCAGATGTGCGTTCGACCGCACTCGCAACGCTCGGCGAGGCGTTTACGACACTCTCCAACCGACTCACCGAACTCGGCAGCGAACACGTGATTGACTACCAAGAGGTCCGGCAGTCCGATCCGGTCCGCAACACACTCGACAACATCTTCCGCGACGAAGGGCAGATCGGCACGGAACCCACATCTGAAACTTTGGCCGCTCGGATCAACGACGCGACGAAGCGCTACCAGAAGAAGATTCCACCTGGCTACATGGATGCGTCCGGACCTGGAAAGAAGGACAACCCCGAGGGCGACTTCCTCATATGGGGCGAGCTTCTCGACCACGCCGAAACTGACAACCGCCCATTGCTGTTCGTGACCAACGACGAGAAGGAGGATTGGTACGCGCTCGACGCAGCCGGCCAGATCGTCGGCCCTCGGCCCGAACTTCTCGTAGAGATGCGCCAGCGCTCCGCGCATCCGTACCACCAAACAACCTTGACCGGGTTTCTGCGCCTGGCAAAGAAGTACCTCAACGTCCAGGTCGATGACGCCACGATCGACAGAGTGGACGCGACAATCGAAGTTCCCTCAATCCGCGTAGAAGCAAAATTCAGTGCCACAGGGAAACTTGAGTCGGTTGTTCAAGTTGACGGCGACGGCATACCGCAGCCGAATCTCTCGTCGCCACCGCCCGCTGCTGTCGTTCACGGAATGCTCACCGATGTGTTGCAGAAGTTAGAGCCGGGGACGCGGGCCTACGAGGAGATTTCGTCCAAAGTACGCAGTATTGAACTGGGCACGTTACCGGACACCCCTGACATGCAGCTGACCTGGGAGCTGATCCGCTACGTCGCGACACACTCGACTCCAGTGACTGAGGAGCTTGATCAGATCATTGATGTCGCTGGGTCGGCGAGGCGTCCTGATTAG
- a CDS encoding recombinase family protein: MSIIGYARVSTLEQNPELQEHALREAGAIKIFTDYESGAKTARPELDKCLNYLRDNDGDVLVVWKLDRLGRSMRHVIETVHNLGERGIQFRSLTEGFDTTTPGGEFLFHIMAALAQMERRMIIERTRAGLDAAARQGRHGGRPTVMNTDRIELARTMREQGKSLDAIAKSVGVGRSSVRRALDRSDPHAVTG; the protein is encoded by the coding sequence GTGAGCATCATCGGCTACGCACGAGTATCGACCCTCGAGCAAAACCCGGAACTTCAAGAACACGCACTTCGCGAGGCCGGCGCAATCAAGATCTTCACCGACTACGAGTCCGGCGCCAAGACCGCCCGCCCCGAGCTCGACAAATGCCTGAACTACCTGCGCGACAACGACGGCGACGTGCTCGTGGTGTGGAAACTCGACCGTCTCGGCAGGTCCATGCGACACGTCATCGAAACCGTCCATAACCTCGGCGAACGCGGTATCCAGTTCCGGTCCCTCACCGAAGGGTTCGACACCACCACCCCCGGTGGAGAGTTCCTGTTCCACATCATGGCCGCCCTCGCCCAGATGGAACGCCGCATGATCATCGAACGCACCCGCGCAGGCCTCGACGCCGCCGCACGCCAAGGCCGACACGGCGGACGACCCACCGTCATGAACACCGACCGAATCGAACTCGCTCGTACCATGCGCGAACAGGGTAAAAGCTTGGATGCGATCGCCAAGTCGGTTGGCGTCGGCAGGTCGTCGGTGCGACGAGCGCTCGATCGGTCCGACCCCCACGCTGTGACCGGTTAA
- a CDS encoding Fic/DOC family protein, protein MAGDFGFTHLQDIHYYLLQDVYESAGEIRTVRSFAGNTGIEHDSPESIEAGIAENFANLATADYLRGLDQAEFTTALAEYWGDLTLLHPFVDGNSRTQKVFVDQIAHQAGWAIDWREINVGALQSARTFSFVDQGKILGEILGPVIVEKDSIPVDVVTAPSRDALTTVQEHWVTMIEHAENRFDKPYTWSTQHTVADIDHQPEPTPAAVAEHRELPEYESSWQQPYWTPDTGHTMTTSHTMSHPGSRPEGPRL, encoded by the coding sequence GTGGCCGGAGACTTCGGCTTCACCCATCTGCAAGACATCCACTACTACCTGCTCCAAGACGTCTACGAGTCGGCAGGCGAGATCCGCACCGTCCGTTCCTTCGCAGGAAACACCGGCATCGAACACGATTCACCGGAGTCCATCGAGGCCGGCATCGCAGAGAACTTCGCGAACCTCGCGACCGCCGACTACCTCCGCGGACTCGACCAAGCCGAGTTCACCACCGCACTCGCCGAGTACTGGGGCGACCTGACCTTGCTACACCCCTTCGTCGACGGAAACTCCCGCACGCAGAAGGTGTTCGTCGACCAGATCGCCCACCAAGCCGGGTGGGCGATCGACTGGCGAGAAATCAACGTCGGCGCCTTGCAGTCCGCACGCACCTTCTCGTTCGTCGACCAGGGCAAGATCCTCGGCGAAATCCTCGGCCCGGTGATCGTCGAAAAAGACTCCATCCCGGTCGACGTGGTCACCGCGCCCAGCCGCGACGCCCTGACCACCGTGCAGGAGCACTGGGTCACGATGATCGAGCACGCGGAGAACCGGTTCGACAAGCCCTACACGTGGTCGACCCAACACACAGTGGCCGACATCGATCATCAGCCCGAACCGACACCGGCGGCCGTTGCCGAACATCGTGAGTTGCCGGAATACGAATCGAGCTGGCAACAGCCGTACTGGACACCGGACACCGGCCACACCATGACGACCAGCCACACCATGTCCCATCCTGGATCGCGGCCGGAAGGACCGAGACTGTGA
- a CDS encoding three-helix bundle dimerization domain-containing protein, giving the protein MNPTEEARQISQVIVRLLTKFQTASYATVEAAVEDALAHYAETRPRDLVPLLVEHTATATLASSPRTCIPGSSDLPEHLHAR; this is encoded by the coding sequence ATGAATCCCACCGAAGAAGCCCGCCAGATCTCGCAGGTCATCGTTCGGCTGCTCACGAAATTCCAGACGGCGTCGTACGCCACGGTCGAGGCCGCGGTGGAGGACGCCCTCGCCCACTACGCGGAAACCCGGCCCCGGGACCTGGTTCCGTTGCTCGTCGAACACACCGCAACGGCGACACTCGCCTCGTCACCCCGAACCTGCATTCCGGGCAGCAGCGACCTGCCGGAACACCTGCATGCCAGATAG